In Polaromonas sp. JS666, one genomic interval encodes:
- a CDS encoding ribonuclease domain-containing protein has translation MLRNGGRGERGHWRAAVAAGLWVLAASLVGISPDLVQARTQANAGPVATISATQLPPQGRDMMRLIYQGGPFRYDKDGAVFGNRERILPASHRGYYREYTVRTPGERSRGARRIVCGGLKPAAPDACYYTDDHYASFRKIAP, from the coding sequence ATGTTGCGCAATGGTGGGCGCGGTGAACGGGGTCATTGGCGGGCGGCGGTAGCCGCTGGATTGTGGGTTCTGGCGGCAAGCCTGGTCGGGATAAGCCCCGATTTGGTGCAAGCCAGAACGCAAGCCAATGCAGGCCCGGTTGCAACGATTTCGGCAACCCAGCTGCCCCCTCAAGGGCGCGACATGATGAGGCTGATTTACCAGGGTGGGCCGTTCAGGTACGACAAGGACGGCGCAGTGTTTGGCAACCGGGAACGGATTCTTCCCGCCAGCCATCGCGGCTACTACCGCGAGTACACCGTCCGGACACCCGGTGAGCGCAGCCGGGGAGCCCGGCGCATTGTTTGTGGTGGCCTGAAACCCGCCGCACCTGATGCCTGTTATTACACCGATGACCACTATGCGAGTTTTCGCAAGATCGCTCCGTAA
- a CDS encoding barstar family protein, whose amino-acid sequence MDTPLRRDNETPLRGVRPNIVQSIRAFRVQDLQDAATQLNQHFLYANLGNAQSKQDVLDMIAAQYTFPAHFGKNFDALYDCMTDLVHKSGPQPGFIVVLEQIPANAKFDKEAREQLLDIFRDAADYWADRKIPFRCFYSFL is encoded by the coding sequence ATGGATACACCACTTCGTCGGGACAACGAAACGCCCTTGCGTGGCGTGCGGCCCAATATCGTGCAGTCCATACGCGCATTCCGCGTACAGGACCTGCAGGATGCGGCCACGCAGCTGAATCAGCATTTCCTGTATGCCAACCTGGGCAACGCCCAGAGCAAACAGGACGTGCTGGACATGATCGCGGCGCAATACACCTTCCCGGCACATTTCGGCAAGAATTTCGATGCGCTGTACGACTGCATGACGGACCTGGTCCACAAATCAGGCCCGCAACCCGGTTTCATCGTCGTGCTCGAGCAAATTCCGGCCAACGCCAAGTTTGACAAGGAAGCGCGGGAGCAACTGCTCGACATCTTCAGGGATGCCGCGGACTACTGGGCGGATCGAAAGATCCCGTTCAGATGTTTCTATTCTTTTCTGTAG
- a CDS encoding ribosomal RNA small subunit methyltransferase A — MKHIPRKRFGQHFLTDQGIIEGIVQAIAPRAGQAVVEIGPGLAALTQPLVERLGHLTVIELDRDLAQQLRAHPQLTVVESDVLKVDFRQLAERLQHGPVRSAGLPQAETAPKGLEPAGSSSQQGPRDWLRQTAGAAAPSRGSAVHEVTSVGAHKLRVVGNLPYNISTPILFHLLDAVDVIEDQHFMLQKEVIDRMVAAPSTSDYGRLSVMLQWRYAMENVLFVPPQSFDPPPRVDSAVVRMVPHAHPAALDVKLLSQLVQVAFSQRRKLLRHTLGQWLTARGFPGAFDVQRRAEEVPVAEYVALAQQVAAMAV; from the coding sequence GTGAAACATATCCCGCGCAAGCGCTTTGGCCAGCATTTCCTGACGGACCAGGGCATTATTGAAGGTATTGTCCAGGCGATTGCGCCCAGGGCGGGCCAGGCGGTGGTGGAGATCGGCCCCGGCCTTGCGGCGCTGACGCAGCCGCTGGTTGAGCGGCTGGGGCATCTCACGGTGATTGAACTGGACCGTGATCTGGCCCAGCAGCTGCGCGCCCATCCGCAGCTGACGGTGGTGGAATCGGATGTCCTGAAGGTGGACTTTCGCCAACTGGCAGAGCGCTTGCAACACGGCCCCGTGCGCAGCGCAGGGCTGCCCCAAGCCGAAACAGCTCCCAAGGGGCTGGAGCCTGCGGGCTCTTCATCCCAGCAGGGGCCGCGGGACTGGCTTCGCCAGACCGCAGGCGCAGCGGCCCCCTCGAGGGGCAGCGCAGTACACGAAGTGACAAGCGTGGGGGCTCATAAGCTCCGGGTGGTCGGCAACCTGCCCTACAACATTTCCACGCCCATTTTGTTCCACCTGCTGGATGCCGTGGACGTGATTGAAGACCAGCACTTCATGCTGCAAAAGGAAGTGATTGACCGCATGGTGGCGGCGCCCTCCACCAGCGACTATGGCCGGCTCAGCGTGATGCTGCAGTGGCGCTACGCGATGGAAAACGTGCTGTTTGTACCGCCGCAGAGCTTTGACCCGCCGCCGCGAGTGGACAGTGCGGTCGTGCGCATGGTGCCGCATGCCCATCCTGCGGCGCTGGACGTCAAACTGCTGAGCCAGCTCGTGCAGGTGGCTTTCAGCCAGCGCCGCAAGCTGCTGCGCCATACCCTGGGCCAGTGGCTGACGGCGCGGGGCTTCCCGGGCGCATTTGATGTGCAGCGCCGGGCCGAGGAGGTGCCGGTGGCCGAGTATGTGGCGCTGGCGCAGCAGGTGGCTGCCATGGCCGTGTAG
- a CDS encoding peptidylprolyl isomerase: MTNDRLFAGIARVLSVRPLAAALALLLTLPLIGVQAQSLRPSSGLRLPTPAASAGAAAGSASGQRQADFIVAVVNSEPITNSEVRTKLVRTEQQIIQQGSPLPPRRELVPQVLERLISDKAQLQLARSAGMRVDDNAVEAAVQTVARQNQISVDELRRRLKADGIAYSQFESDLRDELLVSRLRQREVDLRVTVTEQDIDQFLREQEGGTELSSLALNLAQILVAVPENATPGQVAALQAKAQQVMDKARGGADFAALANEFSDSPTRGTGGLMGLREADRYPPLFVESTKSLKVGGLAGPIRSGAGFHILKVIEKRQAGMPGSVITQTHARHILLRLSPKQGETAATEKLAALRKRILAGQADFAALARENSEDASAKQGGDLGWANPGMFVPEFEKVMNGLAPNQISDPLVSRFGVHLIQVLERREAQMSQRDQREMARNVLRGKKQEEAYVLWAQEVRGRAYVEYRESPQ; this comes from the coding sequence ATGACTAATGACCGTCTTTTCGCCGGAATCGCCAGAGTGCTCTCCGTCCGGCCCCTGGCTGCCGCGCTGGCGCTCCTGCTGACCCTGCCCCTGATCGGCGTGCAGGCCCAAAGCCTGCGGCCTTCCAGCGGGCTGCGGCTCCCCACCCCCGCCGCCAGCGCGGGCGCTGCAGCCGGAAGCGCTTCGGGCCAGCGGCAGGCTGACTTCATCGTCGCGGTCGTGAATTCGGAGCCCATCACCAACAGCGAGGTCCGTACCAAGCTGGTCCGCACCGAGCAGCAAATCATCCAGCAGGGCTCACCCCTGCCCCCGCGCAGGGAACTGGTTCCGCAGGTGCTGGAGCGGTTGATCAGCGACAAGGCCCAGTTGCAGCTGGCCCGATCGGCCGGTATGCGCGTCGACGACAACGCCGTCGAAGCCGCCGTGCAGACGGTCGCCCGGCAAAACCAGATCAGTGTGGATGAACTGCGCCGTCGCCTGAAGGCCGATGGCATTGCCTACAGCCAGTTCGAGTCTGATTTGCGCGACGAGCTGCTGGTCAGCCGCTTGCGCCAGCGTGAGGTCGACTTGCGGGTGACGGTGACCGAGCAGGACATTGACCAGTTCCTGCGCGAACAGGAAGGCGGCACCGAGTTGTCTTCGCTGGCCCTCAATCTGGCCCAGATTCTGGTGGCGGTCCCTGAAAATGCCACGCCCGGGCAGGTCGCAGCCTTGCAGGCCAAGGCCCAGCAGGTGATGGATAAGGCGCGCGGGGGCGCTGACTTTGCGGCCCTGGCCAATGAGTTCTCCGATTCCCCCACCCGCGGCACTGGCGGGTTGATGGGCCTGCGCGAGGCAGACCGCTACCCGCCGCTTTTTGTGGAAAGCACCAAGAGCCTGAAGGTGGGCGGGCTCGCCGGTCCGATACGCAGCGGTGCCGGCTTTCATATCCTGAAGGTGATTGAAAAAAGGCAGGCTGGCATGCCCGGCTCAGTCATCACGCAGACCCATGCCCGCCACATCCTGCTGCGGCTGTCCCCCAAGCAGGGCGAAACCGCCGCCACGGAGAAGCTGGCCGCGCTCAGGAAGCGCATCCTGGCCGGCCAGGCCGATTTTGCCGCCCTGGCCCGCGAAAACAGTGAAGACGCCTCCGCCAAACAAGGCGGGGATCTGGGCTGGGCCAATCCCGGCATGTTTGTGCCCGAGTTCGAGAAGGTCATGAACGGCCTGGCTCCCAACCAGATTTCCGACCCGCTGGTGTCGCGCTTTGGTGTGCACCTGATCCAGGTGCTGGAGCGGCGCGAGGCGCAGATGTCCCAGCGCGACCAGCGGGAGATGGCGCGCAACGTCCTGCGCGGGAAAAAGCAGGAAGAAGCGTATGTGCTGTGGGCGCAGGAAGTCCGCGGCCGTGCCTATGTGGAATACCGCGAATCGCCGCAGTGA
- a CDS encoding LPS-assembly protein LptD produces MRRASRSPFILSPVAHAVSRLVLCATLGWTYAGSGHAQVPAPAGGSEVPLGARPPASAPVAAQQETPLKLKSSPALAEEVPNGPGDEGPTFVFGDSVSGRPNLETVIDGNAELRRGATSIRADRIEYYQPEDRVKSRGNVRINNAGNRFEGPELEITLDRFEGFFTQPRYRFLSNGGNGQAERVDFIDDKHLTAHRASYTTCERDNEASWKPAWELRARSFEFDFDEEVGVANGAVLRFKNVPILGFPKFSFPLSDKRKSGLLPPTLNMSSVNGFEVRQPYYFDIAPNRDATFSPAIMTKRGVDLAGEFRYLEPTYKGELRANILPGDKLRNRDRWSYGYQHSGTIDSGLSAIGNLGVNLNLSRVSDNDYWRDFPIASNSTTQRLLAQDATVSWNRGFFAAAVRTLKWQTLQDLSAPIVPPYDRLPQFTANYTRVDAPLLGLGRGFDWSVEGDYTRFSADRTLTGQPNSNRAFTRAQLSHPWLSPAGFITPKMQLHATSYQFDAPLVNGARSASRTVPTFSLDSGLQFERQAGFLGRSFTQTLEPRAFYVRTPYRDQSLLPNYDSGANDFNFATVFTENAFVGNDRISDANLLTLGVTSRLLDPATGAEAVRVGVAQRLRFADQRVTLPGALPITDRISDLLVGASVNWVPQWSFDSTVQYNPKTKQSERSSIGVRYNPGNYRVISAAYRRQRNISEQIDVGWQWPLNDLWGDKGRDLGAGQGQGGGRYYAVGRLNYSVPDRKLVDAIVGVEYDGCCWIGRVVLQRTQNGTATSDTRILFQLELVGFSRIGANPLETLKSNVPRYQYLREKINTPSRFTTYD; encoded by the coding sequence ATGCGCCGCGCATCCCGCTCCCCCTTTATTCTTTCCCCGGTGGCTCACGCCGTCTCCCGTCTGGTGCTGTGCGCCACGCTGGGCTGGACGTACGCCGGGTCGGGGCATGCCCAGGTGCCTGCGCCTGCGGGGGGCTCTGAAGTCCCGTTGGGAGCGCGCCCGCCCGCTTCTGCGCCGGTTGCGGCGCAGCAGGAAACCCCGCTCAAGCTCAAAAGCTCTCCGGCGCTGGCCGAGGAGGTGCCCAACGGACCCGGAGATGAAGGGCCGACCTTTGTGTTCGGCGACAGCGTCTCGGGCCGCCCCAATCTGGAAACCGTGATCGATGGCAACGCGGAACTGCGCCGCGGCGCCACCAGCATACGCGCCGACCGGATCGAGTATTACCAGCCCGAAGATCGCGTCAAAAGCCGTGGCAACGTGCGCATCAACAACGCCGGCAACCGGTTTGAAGGTCCCGAGCTGGAGATCACGCTGGACCGGTTTGAGGGCTTTTTCACCCAGCCGCGCTACCGCTTTCTGAGTAATGGCGGCAACGGCCAGGCCGAGCGGGTCGATTTTATCGATGACAAACACCTCACGGCGCACCGTGCCAGCTACACCACCTGCGAGCGCGACAACGAAGCCAGCTGGAAGCCCGCCTGGGAATTGCGCGCCAGGAGCTTCGAATTTGATTTCGACGAGGAAGTCGGCGTGGCCAACGGCGCGGTGCTGCGTTTCAAGAACGTGCCCATTCTGGGGTTTCCCAAATTCAGCTTTCCGCTGAGCGACAAGCGCAAGTCGGGCCTGCTGCCGCCGACCCTCAACATGAGTTCGGTCAACGGCTTTGAAGTGCGGCAACCGTATTATTTCGACATTGCGCCGAACCGCGATGCGACATTCTCGCCCGCCATCATGACCAAGCGCGGCGTGGATCTGGCCGGCGAGTTCCGCTACCTGGAGCCGACCTACAAGGGCGAGCTGCGCGCCAACATCCTGCCCGGCGACAAGTTGCGCAACCGGGATCGCTGGTCCTACGGCTACCAGCACAGCGGCACCATCGACAGCGGGCTGTCCGCCATCGGCAATCTGGGCGTCAACCTCAATTTGAGCCGGGTCAGCGACAACGATTATTGGCGCGATTTCCCCATCGCCTCGAACTCCACCACCCAGCGTCTGCTAGCCCAGGACGCCACCGTGAGCTGGAACCGTGGGTTCTTTGCCGCTGCCGTACGCACCCTCAAATGGCAGACACTGCAGGACCTGAGCGCGCCCATCGTCCCGCCCTACGACCGCCTGCCCCAGTTCACCGCCAATTACACCCGGGTGGATGCGCCACTGCTGGGCCTGGGTCGCGGATTCGACTGGTCGGTGGAGGGCGACTACACCCGATTCTCCGCTGACAGGACGTTGACGGGGCAACCCAATAGCAACCGGGCCTTCACCCGCGCCCAGCTCAGCCACCCGTGGCTGTCGCCGGCCGGATTCATCACCCCCAAAATGCAGTTGCACGCCACCAGCTACCAGTTCGACGCGCCGCTGGTCAATGGCGCGCGGTCGGCGTCGCGCACGGTTCCGACCTTCAGCCTGGACAGCGGCCTGCAGTTCGAACGCCAGGCTGGCTTCCTGGGCCGCAGTTTTACCCAGACACTGGAGCCGCGGGCTTTTTATGTGCGCACGCCTTACCGCGACCAGAGCCTGTTGCCCAACTACGACTCGGGCGCCAATGACTTCAACTTTGCGACGGTGTTTACCGAGAATGCCTTTGTCGGCAACGATCGCATTTCAGACGCCAACCTGCTCACCCTGGGCGTGACCTCCCGTTTGCTGGACCCTGCCACCGGTGCCGAGGCCGTGCGCGTGGGTGTCGCGCAGCGCCTGCGCTTTGCCGACCAGCGCGTGACCTTGCCGGGCGCCTTGCCCATCACCGACCGCATCAGCGATTTGCTGGTGGGCGCGTCGGTCAACTGGGTGCCGCAGTGGTCTTTTGACAGCACGGTGCAATACAACCCCAAGACCAAACAGTCCGAACGCAGCTCGATCGGGGTGCGCTACAACCCCGGAAACTACCGCGTGATCAGCGCCGCGTACCGGCGCCAGCGCAACATCAGCGAACAGATTGACGTGGGCTGGCAGTGGCCCCTCAATGACCTGTGGGGCGACAAGGGGCGCGACCTGGGGGCTGGGCAGGGTCAGGGCGGAGGGCGTTACTATGCGGTTGGGCGCCTGAATTACAGCGTGCCCGACAGGAAGCTGGTGGACGCGATCGTCGGTGTGGAATACGACGGCTGCTGCTGGATCGGCCGGGTCGTGCTGCAGCGCACGCAAAACGGCACGGCAACGTCCGACACCCGGATCCTGTTCCAGCTTGAACTGGTCGGTTTTTCGCGCATTGGCGCGAACCCTCTGGAAACCCTCAAATCCAACGTTCCACGCTACCAATACCTGCGTGAGAAAATCAACACCCCAAGCCGCTTTACCACCTATGACTAA
- a CDS encoding aminoglycoside phosphotransferase family protein codes for MIPSPVVWADPARASAFDSWLADMAGQHRLRADSVRLASADASFRRYLRVDRADGAGSFIIMDAPPAQEDCKPFVKVAGLMQDAGLNAPRVLSWDEPLGFMLLTDLGAQTMLDVIGPPQAADAIASPTAAHHALYMDAVDALVRWQLASRPDVLPPYDDALLSRELALFPEWYVARHRGLALDTGLQDKLDGLFAQIKASNLQSLGGARVYVHRDFMPRNLMAPTLVASRAALPPEGAVSPWGGPAAKPHGESSTRLGILDFQDAVYGPITYDIASLMRDAFLSWDEDFVLDVTVRYWQKARTASLPVGDDFGEFYRAVEWMGLQRHLKVLGIFARLTLRDGKPKYLADTPRFIKYARNTAARYRQLGPLMVLLDEIEGNETRVGYTF; via the coding sequence ATGATTCCTTCCCCTGTCGTCTGGGCCGATCCGGCGCGTGCCAGCGCCTTTGACAGCTGGCTGGCCGACATGGCCGGGCAGCACCGCCTGCGGGCCGATAGCGTGAGACTGGCTTCCGCTGACGCGAGCTTTCGCCGTTATCTGCGGGTAGACCGGGCAGACGGTGCGGGCAGTTTCATCATCATGGACGCGCCGCCGGCCCAGGAAGACTGCAAGCCCTTCGTCAAGGTGGCGGGGCTGATGCAGGACGCGGGCCTGAATGCGCCGCGCGTGCTGTCCTGGGATGAGCCCCTGGGCTTCATGCTGCTCACGGACCTGGGCGCGCAGACCATGCTCGACGTGATCGGACCACCCCAGGCCGCCGATGCCATCGCCAGCCCGACGGCTGCACACCATGCGCTGTACATGGATGCGGTGGATGCGCTGGTGCGCTGGCAGCTCGCCTCCCGGCCGGACGTGCTGCCGCCCTATGACGATGCATTGTTGTCGCGCGAACTGGCGCTCTTCCCCGAGTGGTATGTCGCCCGGCACCGCGGCTTGGCACTGGATACCGGACTGCAGGACAAGCTCGATGGCCTGTTTGCGCAGATCAAAGCCAGCAACCTGCAGTCGCTGGGCGGGGCGCGCGTCTATGTGCACCGGGACTTCATGCCCCGAAATTTGATGGCCCCCACGCTTGTCGCTTCGCGTGCTGCACTGCCCCCCGAGGGGGCTGTTTCGCCTTGGGGCGGCCCGGCGGCGAAACCTCATGGTGAGTCCAGCACGCGCTTGGGCATCCTGGACTTCCAGGATGCGGTGTACGGCCCCATCACCTATGACATTGCCAGCCTGATGCGCGACGCGTTCCTGAGCTGGGACGAGGACTTCGTGCTCGACGTCACCGTGCGCTACTGGCAAAAGGCGCGCACGGCCAGCCTGCCGGTCGGTGATGATTTCGGCGAGTTTTACCGCGCCGTGGAATGGATGGGCCTGCAGCGCCACCTCAAGGTACTCGGCATCTTTGCGCGGCTCACGCTGCGCGACGGCAAGCCCAAATACCTGGCGGACACGCCGCGCTTTATCAAGTACGCACGCAACACCGCCGCCCGCTACCGGCAGCTCGGTCCGCTGATGGTCCTGCTCGACGAGATTGAAGGCAACGAAACCCGCGTGGGCTACACTTTCTGA
- a CDS encoding 16S rRNA (uracil(1498)-N(3))-methyltransferase has product MTARFHADLALVPGSSVSLPDQTARHVQVLRLQPGDHITLFNGAGEGGGIGEGEFDATIEHMGRSDVRAMVGAYTATRRETDRAVHLALGMPANERMDWLIEKATELGAASIQPLMSERSVLRIKGERADKKLAHWRGVAVAACEQCGRNRLPAIREVMGLGDWLKAQAGQTAGVTQDSAEAVGTRLLLSLQAGTRPLAQAVANTGALTFLSGPEGGLSPAEEAAAIACGFVPVTLGPRVLRAETAPLACLSLLMLASAL; this is encoded by the coding sequence GTGACCGCCCGCTTCCACGCCGACCTGGCGCTGGTGCCCGGCAGTTCCGTCAGCCTGCCGGATCAGACCGCCCGCCACGTGCAGGTCCTGCGCCTGCAGCCCGGTGATCACATCACGCTGTTCAACGGGGCAGGTGAGGGCGGCGGGATCGGCGAAGGTGAGTTTGACGCCACCATTGAACACATGGGCCGCAGCGATGTGCGGGCGATGGTGGGGGCCTATACCGCAACGCGGCGTGAAACAGACCGCGCCGTCCACCTGGCGCTGGGCATGCCCGCCAATGAACGCATGGACTGGCTGATCGAAAAAGCCACCGAACTGGGCGCGGCCAGTATCCAGCCGCTGATGAGCGAACGCAGCGTGCTGCGCATCAAGGGCGAGCGGGCCGACAAGAAGCTGGCGCACTGGCGGGGCGTGGCCGTGGCGGCATGCGAACAATGCGGCCGTAACCGCCTGCCGGCCATTCGCGAGGTGATGGGCCTTGGCGACTGGCTGAAAGCCCAGGCCGGGCAGACCGCTGGCGTTACGCAAGATAGCGCGGAGGCAGTGGGCACAAGGCTGCTGCTGTCACTGCAGGCGGGCACACGCCCGCTGGCCCAGGCCGTGGCCAACACCGGTGCCCTGACCTTTCTGAGCGGCCCCGAAGGCGGCCTGAGCCCTGCCGAAGAAGCCGCCGCCATCGCCTGTGGTTTTGTCCCCGTGACCCTGGGCCCGCGCGTGCTGCGCGCCGAAACCGCGCCGCTGGCCTGCCTGTCGCTGCTGATGCTGGCGTCTGCGCTTTAA
- a CDS encoding MFS transporter: protein MNRNLWLLAICQGLFLTNNVTFIAINGLVGLNLAPLGWMATLPVMGYVVGGALSTGLVAHTQSRFGRKTSFQLGLAVALASALLCCYAAYSKNFWLLVTATVVAGYYNANAQLYRFAAAELALPAFREKAISWVMAGGLMGAVAGPNLAAYTRGLTEVPFAGAYLALAGVALLAMGLLAFIHFPPAESGDGHGRRAGPPQARPAPSGGSEVHEVTSVGAPEGRPLGLIMRQPVFIVAAAAGALGYGVMNLLMAATPIAMQVCGLPFSDVAVVLQWHVIGMFAPGFFTGHLIKRYGTLPIMAVGLALNILCVGIALSGVDFRQFLLALFLLGLGWNFLFTGGTALALTAYRPEEKDKAQGALNFCVFAVLAVSSLASGVLVTTQGWALLNLGSLLPLGLTGLALGWLALKQRRYQTA from the coding sequence ATGAACCGCAACCTCTGGCTGCTGGCGATCTGCCAGGGTTTGTTTCTGACCAACAACGTCACCTTCATTGCCATCAATGGGCTGGTCGGCCTGAATCTGGCGCCACTGGGCTGGATGGCGACGCTGCCCGTCATGGGCTATGTCGTCGGCGGTGCGCTCTCGACCGGGCTGGTGGCGCATACGCAAAGCCGCTTCGGCCGCAAAACCTCGTTCCAGCTCGGGCTGGCGGTCGCCCTGGCGTCGGCCTTGCTCTGCTGCTATGCGGCTTACAGCAAAAACTTCTGGCTGTTGGTCACGGCGACCGTGGTGGCGGGTTATTACAACGCCAATGCGCAGTTGTACCGTTTTGCAGCCGCAGAGTTGGCGCTTCCGGCCTTTCGTGAAAAAGCCATTTCATGGGTGATGGCCGGCGGGCTGATGGGCGCGGTGGCGGGTCCGAATCTGGCGGCCTACACACGCGGCCTGACCGAGGTGCCCTTTGCCGGCGCCTACCTGGCGCTGGCCGGCGTGGCACTACTGGCCATGGGGCTGCTGGCCTTCATCCATTTTCCGCCGGCCGAATCCGGCGATGGCCATGGCCGCCGCGCCGGGCCGCCCCAAGCAAGGCCAGCCCCCTCGGGTGGCAGCGAAGTACACGAAGTGACAAGCGTGGGGGCGCCTGAAGGCCGGCCGCTGGGCCTGATCATGCGCCAGCCGGTCTTCATTGTCGCCGCGGCGGCGGGTGCGCTGGGCTATGGCGTGATGAACCTCCTGATGGCGGCGACGCCGATTGCCATGCAGGTCTGCGGCCTGCCGTTTTCCGATGTGGCGGTGGTGCTGCAATGGCATGTGATCGGCATGTTTGCGCCAGGCTTTTTCACCGGCCATCTGATCAAGCGCTACGGCACCCTGCCCATCATGGCGGTGGGTCTGGCACTGAACATCCTGTGCGTGGGCATTGCGCTGTCGGGCGTTGATTTCAGGCAGTTTTTGCTTGCGCTGTTTTTACTCGGCCTGGGCTGGAACTTCCTCTTCACCGGCGGCACTGCACTGGCGCTGACCGCTTACCGCCCCGAAGAAAAAGACAAGGCCCAGGGTGCGCTGAATTTCTGCGTGTTTGCGGTGCTGGCGGTCTCTTCCCTGGCGTCCGGCGTGCTGGTGACCACCCAGGGCTGGGCACTGCTGAACCTGGGCTCGTTGCTGCCACTGGGTCTGACCGGACTGGCACTGGGCTGGCTTGCCCTGAAGCAGCGCCGGTACCAAACTGCCTGA
- a CDS encoding alpha/beta hydrolase, with protein sequence MAVFSFNKTAPKVVFPKSKPHHTPSTVVVPFTARDGENLALYEWPLDDWANEMGRIRRPPRAVVLMVHGLGEHAGRYAPVARRLLEWGFEVRAYDQRGHGRSGGARGVLPDDTALLEDLAEMVDDMRLHCRRLRPAGSASQPEPQPLPLILLGHSLGGLVVSRFVALNMRPVDGLVMSSPALDPGLNALQKLLLAVMPRLAPNLCVSNGLDPYALSHDDLVVQKYLADRRVHNKISSRLGEFIAVGGPATVAAAARWSTPTLLMYAGADRLVNPAGSRAFAEAAASSSAVAPGTVTSKCFEGFYHEIFNEVDAAQVFDTLKDWLDARF encoded by the coding sequence ATGGCTGTTTTTTCTTTCAACAAGACTGCGCCCAAAGTCGTTTTCCCCAAATCGAAGCCTCACCACACACCCTCCACGGTGGTCGTGCCCTTCACTGCCCGCGACGGCGAAAACCTGGCGCTGTACGAGTGGCCGCTGGATGACTGGGCCAATGAAATGGGCCGGATCAGGCGGCCACCCCGCGCGGTGGTGCTGATGGTTCACGGTCTGGGCGAGCACGCCGGCCGCTATGCGCCGGTGGCCCGCCGGCTGCTGGAATGGGGTTTTGAAGTACGGGCCTACGACCAGCGCGGCCACGGGCGGTCGGGTGGCGCGCGCGGTGTGCTGCCCGATGACACAGCCCTGCTCGAAGACCTGGCAGAGATGGTCGATGATATGCGGCTGCACTGCAGGCGCTTGCGGCCTGCCGGCAGCGCCTCGCAGCCGGAGCCGCAGCCCCTGCCCTTGATCCTGCTGGGGCACAGCCTGGGTGGTCTTGTCGTGAGCCGCTTCGTCGCGCTCAATATGCGCCCGGTGGACGGTCTGGTGATGTCGTCCCCGGCGCTGGACCCGGGGCTCAATGCACTGCAGAAACTGTTGCTGGCCGTGATGCCCAGGCTGGCGCCCAATCTGTGCGTCAGCAATGGGCTGGACCCCTATGCCCTTTCTCACGATGACCTGGTGGTTCAAAAATACCTGGCTGACCGTCGGGTGCACAACAAGATATCTTCCCGGTTGGGTGAGTTCATTGCCGTCGGAGGGCCGGCCACCGTGGCGGCCGCCGCCCGCTGGAGCACGCCCACCTTGCTGATGTACGCCGGCGCCGACCGCCTCGTCAACCCCGCAGGCAGCCGCGCTTTTGCGGAGGCTGCCGCCAGCTCATCGGCCGTGGCGCCCGGCACCGTGACTAGCAAGTGCTTCGAGGGCTTCTATCACGAGATTTTCAACGAGGTGGATGCCGCGCAGGTGTTTGACACGCTCAAGGACTGGCTGGACGCCAGGTTTTAG